The Elusimicrobiaceae bacterium DNA segment CGGGTGCGTGTCCGGTCCGCGCCGCGAGGAAAGCGAGCTGCGCGCCGGCAAAAACAGTTATCTGGCAGGCAATTATATTTATGCGGCGGCGGAGTTTGACCGGATAATCGCCACCCGGCCGGATTCCGATATAGAAGCCGGCGCTTATATCGGGCTGGGCGCGAGTTATGAGGCGCTGCATAATTACGGCGAGGCGCTTACCACCTACCGGCTGGCCGTGCAGCTGCATCCGAAAAGTTCGCAGCTTTTGCTGAGGCTGGGCGCGCTGTATTACAAACTCGCGCTTTATCCGCAATCGCTGGCGGTGTACACCACCGCGCTCAAGCTGGACCCGGAAAATGTGACGGCCAATCTGGGAATCGCGCGCACTTATATGAAGACGGGGTATCTGGTTTCCGCCGCCAGACACTACAAATCCGCGATAGATTCTTCCGGCGGAAACTACGGCATGCGCTACGCTTATTCCGATTGCCTGTTCCGGCAGCGCAATCTGCTGGGCGCGGAAACCGAAGCGCTTAATGCGCTGTCGCTTAACCGCGCCGATCCCGATATCTGGTTTCTGCTGGCGCGCATACAGTTCGAGCACGGCAATCAGGAGGCGGCGTTGCGCAGTATTGAAAGCGCGTCGGCCTTGTCGGGCGGACGAAGCGATATTGAATCGTTCCGGCTGATGTGGCTGTCGCAATTCGGGAAACTTGAGCTGGCGGTGCCGCTGGCCGATACTCTCATCGGCAAATATCCTGACGATGCGCTTATTAAATGGACCGCCGGGCTTGTGTACTTAAAGGCCGGCCAGCGGGACAAAGCGCGCGTGACGCTGGCTGAGCTTGCCGGTTCGCGGGACGACACTTTTATCAGCCGGTCCGCCGGCAGACTTCTTGAGGCAGCCGGTTTGGCGCAGAAACATTGACGTCGGCTGGTCTCGCGTTTTATAATCCGTATCCGCAGGGGGAGTATCGTTCCCGGTATTATTTAAGCCGGATTCCGGCGCGGCTGCCGGACGAGGATCAGTAGTTAACCCGCAGCAGTAAAATTCCGTTTTTGTTTTCGTAACCGGGAACCGGCTCGAGCCAGTCGGGTATTTCGCCGCGCGCGAGCGCGGCGGCGAATTTCTGGTTGCCCGGCAGCAAGGTTGAGCCGGGGCTGATAAACAGTGCCTCGATATTGCCGGCCCGGGCGGCGGCGAGCGCCGCTTGAGGTGACGCGGCGTTTAAAAAATCCGTGTAAATTTTCAGCGCGGCCGGGATGCGGTGATAGTTGCCGAACACGGCTTTATGAGGTGTCCAAAAGACCAGCAGCGGCGCCAGCCCGGGCGACACCAGCACTGTTGCTGGTTGGGATCCAAGCGCTTTGGCGATTGTGCCGTTCTCGATTTCGCGGATCATTGAACTTTCAGTTTTATCGGCTGTATTGGTTTGCTCGCGCGGAAGGAGAAGCGTGAGCAGCGGCATTATGCACACCAGAAACAGTGCGCCCAGCCCTGATCCGACAAAGCCCCAGTCAACCAAACCGCGTTTTGGAGGCAGCTTGCCGCGCAGCCGGTTGCCCAGCAGTTCGCAAAGCGCGGCGCCGGGTATTATGAAAAACGGCACGCTGTAGGTGAACCATCTGAATTCGCGCGCGGTCAGCAGTCCCGCGACGATGCAGAACGCGGCGATAAACCGCCAGCCTGCCCGCGCAGAGGCTTCGCTTTTCACGGCATAATACACAGCAACCGCACCTGCGGCCAGAAACTCCAGCCAAAAGATCAGCTGAATGGATATCGGGAACGCTTTCCAAACCGGCAGGCATTCGGCAATTGACTCGTAATAGCTGCCGTTCTCCGTTCCGGAAACCTGCCGGACAAATTCCGGCAGCAGCGGCGGCACAAAAAGACCGGGGAACAGTCTGTGCAATACCAGTCCGGCCGCGCAGCACAGGCCCGCAAGTGCAATGGCGCGCGCGGCTGGCGAGTTTAGCCGCCAGGTGCATGCGCCGGCCAGCGCGATAGCGCAGCCCAGCCCGGCAAACAGCGCAAAATGCGCTATGGATACCATGTCATATTCCGCAGTAAACACGGCTGCGGCGGGATATTCTATGGCCAGCGCGCCCGCAATAACTATAGCCGCGCAGGCCGGCATAATGGCAAGCCGGCTGGCATAACGCGCAACCGCGTAAGGCCACCATATCAGCAATGCCGCCGAAGCCAACGCCGCGGCCAGCAGGAACTGCACGCTGATCCACACTCCCAGACCTGTCAGTGCGCCAGCCAGCGCAAACAGCAGGCGATCAGGTTTCCGGAATATCCTTATCACGACCGCCGCCAGTGCCGCCGCCACAACCGCCTGGATATTATGATGATCAACATTGCCCGGCATGAAAAGCGGCGCTAAAAACGGGTTTAAAAGAGCTGCTCCAAGCGCAAAAAACAGCGCGCCTGGCGGCAGACGCATATACACCATGCATGCCAGCACCGCCCAGACGAACAAGGCGAATAATACGGCTGGATACCATCTGCTCCATTGAAGCAGCGCGGGGCGCAGGCCTTTGTCCTGTGCAAAAAAATGCGCGCCCGCCAGCAGGAGCGCGTCTACCGGCGCGGTCCAGTGGATATAAAGCCCGGCCGGGGGTGCAATGTCGGCAACGAGGTGTTCCCCGAAATTCCGTTTCTCGTGAACCTGCTCGGCTTTTAGCAGGCGCAGCCATACGTCGGGATCGTGGGCGGGATTTATGGCGGTGTCGGACGCGCGCGACCACAATGCCGTTCGCACCGGCACTGTCGCCAGCGCGAAGCCCAAAGAGGCGAGCACACATAACGCGAGCAGTTTCTTATGGTAACCGGACATGCACTAATTATAGCCAAATTTTCCCGATGATAATAAATTTATAAATTCCGCTCGCACAACCCGGCGTTGGCCGGCACGGCATAATGATTGCCGACACGGCATGGCTCAAGCAGGTGGATGGAGTGTGTAACCCTGCGCAAGCGGGGGGAGTTTCATGTGTCGGCGATACTGAAGCCGCCGCGGAGTATGCGGAGAGTTAAGCCCGGGCGAACCATTTCCGGCCAGCGCCGGGCGCTTCTTTTGCCGCAAACTTGTCCGGCCTGCCGGCAGTGTTACATGCCGCAGTTGCCTGCCTGCGGCCTGCCGGCTATTTTATTGCTTGCCGGGCCCGCAGGATGTTATGAGCGGGATCAAACTTGGCTGTCGCGTGGTCTTGCCGCAGGGCGGTTCATAAAAAAACTCCGTGCGAGTTCATTTCGCACGGAGCTGACATCATTTGGCGATCGTATGCCGTTTAAAAAACAATCATATTCACTTGTAAGAATTTTTGCGTTCAGAAGCGCATCGTCCGGGATGCTGTTTCATGTTGTCACGGCGTACCCGGAACCCGGATTAAAAATCGGTGCGGACGAAGAGCGAGTCCAGCTTGAAGCCGTGGGTATCGTTCCGTTTGGTGACAGTAAGAGTGAATGACGCTATGCCGCCCTGATTGCCGGTAATCAGCTCGTAAGTGTAATGCCGGTCCTCTTTGTTGAAATTTTTCATTCCAAGAAGAATCCAGTTTGTGTCATCGTCCATTTCCAGCGCCTGATAGGCTCCTTTAAACGCAAATTGCCGTTTTTCAGCGTGCCAGATAAGCTGCGCCCGGGCATAGGCTTCTCTTTCTTTAGCTTTGTTGGAAGACGAGCTTAAACTGCTGATCCCGATTGAAAGCATGATCGCCGACAATATCACGACAACCAGAATCTCCAACAGGGTCATCCCTGCTTTTTTTGTTAACCGGTTGTTCATTATAATCCTGACACGAAGTGTATATGCCCGGAAAGCCGCCACTCCACCACCACCACATCAGGTGTCAGGGCGACTTTTCCCCGTGCGTAAGTCGTCGGGGTGAACGCAACGGTAAGTAGATCCGTCAGCAGGCGGTATTCATAATAATATTCGCCGTCTGTCGAGTAGGGAACCAGCCGGTAGACGGCGTATGCCTGCCAGAATTCGTCGTTCCACGAACCGATGTTGGTGGCGTTTTTATCAGATGGCGCTGTTGTTATATTATCGCCGAATGTGACAGCCGGGTAAATCAACGCGGCGGCGGTTACCGCCAGTGCGAAAATTATAGTCTTGAATTTCATTTTAATGCTCCTTGGCCGTTCTGTTGTCTTAGTTATTCGAATGAATCCTCATATTGCGATGAAAAATGCATATGCCCGGTTATCCGCCATTCCGTTACGACCAGATCGGGCGGGACTGACACGGATGTGGGTGCGTTCGGCGTGCTTGTCGCCACCCGGAAATTGCTTTCGGCCATAGCTGGCGTCGCGACTTTGCTGTAGTAGTAATTGTAGGCAGTATCTTCGGTTGCGATCGAGGTTGTCGTGGTGCCGTCTTCGTTGAGCGTTTCCACAACCACCTGGCGTGTGGCCACGCTTTTTGTCAAATTGTAAAAATAAGTGGAGAAAATTCCTTCATCACACCATGCTCCGATGCCATAGCTGTCGGCGACGATCGGGTGAGTGCTGTAAAACGCGGTGGCGATATTATCGCCGAACGAAACGGTCGGCATCGTCACCAGCAGGCAGAAAATAACCGGCAAGCCAAGCAATAATTTTGATTTCATACTGTTATTCCTTCGGTAGCCGCTATTGCTGTCCCATCGGCGGCATGAATGTAGTAGTGAACTCGTAGCGGTCTGACCCGCTCTTTACGGCTTTGCTTATCGCCTGCCGGCGTAACGCTCCAACGGCCTGCGGCGGCACATCCGGCCGTTTTTGCCACGCGGAACGGGACAGCCAGCCCACCCCGAACCCTGTGCCCAGGCACAGCAGCCCGATCGCCAGTTTTACTGGAAGTGAATATGTCCGGTTACTCGCCATTGTGTCACGACCATTTTAGGCTGAAGTGTGATGCCCCAGCCGCTGTTGTTTTCAAGCACGCCTGCGACGGTGTTGCCTGTCGCCTGAAAAGACGTCTGGCCTGCCAACAGGGAAGCTTCGCTCATGGTTTTGTAGCCGGACAGGCTGGTAACTATCGCGCTCGCGGCGCGCCAGCGTTCATCATACCACACGCTGGCGGTGGTTTCTGCGCCGGTTCGGTCGCTGAAATTGCCGTCACTGCCGATAGGTGCGGATGCCATTGCGGTATTATGCCGGAAAAACAGCCCGCCAACTATACCGCCCAGAAAAAGTAGCAGATACAGCCATGTAATGGATTTTTTCATTGCTATCTCCTTAAAAGAGCCCCCGTGTACGGCTCCGTTTGCATCAAAAAGACTTTGGCCACTGTCGAAAGTCAGGAAAAATGAATAGAGCGCTACATTCCGCCCAAACCGGGACCCATCTCTTTTATAAAAAACGGAAATGCCCGTTTTCCACCAATAATCAGGGTGTACCGGTACCCCATCCCGTAAGGTGAATCCGTGCTTGCTTCAATATGCCATTGTCCCGATACCTGCGAAACCACATATGTTATCGTATAGTCCTTATAGCGGCCTGAATAAGCGTTTGTCACTCTAAACGTAAATGTTTTCGTGACTTTTTTTGTGGAAGCGTTGTAGCCTGGGCAGTTTCTGTATATCTGGCGGTTCCGTATGGCCATTATCGCCGTGCTTGCCCCGGTTTCACAAAGGTAATATGCGGTTGTGCGATCAAGTGTTAATTGCAGATCATCAACACGACCGCGTGTCAGAATACTTAGACACGCGATCGTGGATGCCATGAGAGCTACCATTCCGAGAACCAGCATTAATGCATAGCCGCGGCGGTTCCTCATTAAACCTGTTCTCATTGCTAGTTACAGCTGGCCCGCACCGTAATTCCGGCTCCGGAAGCAGTAACCGTAGTCAGAGGGAACACCCCGGTGCGCACTACGGGCTTTTCTCCGGTTGCGCTGACGGAGTTCATCGTAATAGCGACCGATAAACGCCGCGTGTCATTGCTGAACTGCACGTTGTTCACTCCGTTCAAAACCACATCATATGCAGTCGACCGGGTGTCGGGCCGGTACCGCAGCTGATCCCCGACCAGCGCAAACTCTTCGGTCCGGCTGTTTGACGCATCTCTGTAAGTGACGGTTTTATTGCTATTGGTTATCGCAAAGCACTCGTTGCCGGAATATCTCGGAGCGCGTTTGATGCGCTGCACAATGGCTTCGGCGGCGAGATTCGCCTCGGTAACGGGTAAAATGCTCTTGTCAATATTCGCGCCGGTCTTCGATACATACATCGAAACGGCGCTGGCTGTTATGACCATGCCCGAAAGCAGGCCTAACGCAATCAGAAACTCCGCCAGACATAAACCTTTCCTGTTCATATTGCCCCCTGAACAAACTCATTAGATTACCGCTTTTGCGGTTTCATTACTCCGGTTCGCTCAAATGTCAACGGGCTTTATCCTTCCCGGGTAAGTCCGACAAAAAGTTCGTGGAAGGCGCTTGCCCCGACAAACAAAAAGCGCAACGGCTATTTCGGATCGTTTCTTCATCTGCTTCAATCCATTGATAGTATAACATCCGCCCGCCTGTCTGTCAATGGATAAAAATCGCGATTTTGCGCATCTTTTTATTCTTGTTCCCAATCAAATTCCGCAAGCTCAAGATGCAGCTGGTCGTTAACATGGGAGAGCGCGATCAGGGATAATTCGCGCGACCGTACAGGCCCGTCGGGAACGTCCTGCCAGTAGATTTTGACATATTGCTGGAATGCGTTATAAAAAGCCGGGTTGGGGGCCGTTTCATAGTAAATCTTCACCGAATACGGCGCAGCTATCGGCACCAGGTTCTTCGTCAGCGGACCGATATCGCCGAGCATATCGAAAGGCCCGTAGTTCGGACCGTAAAAATAGGTCCATATTTTCTTCGCGTACCCTGTGCTGTTTGACGTGCCTCGGGAACTGCAGACATTCCATAACGCATAAGTCGCGCCTTCCGCGTTGGTTGCCCCGTAATACTGGTATTTCTGTTGGAACGCATGCGCGAAAGTGATGGATGAACCCCACTCCAGCAGATCCCGGAGGATGTTTACGGCGGTATAGTCGTAAGTGGTTCCCTGGCTTATCCGTTTGGAAGAGGCCATGAACTTGAAAAACACAACGCTGGAGAACGCCATTATGGCGCTTGCTATGACAATCTCCAATAAGGTAAGCCCGCGTTTTCCCATTGTCACGATAATCTTCCGCTTCTACATCCCGCCCAGGCCGGCTCCCATTTCCTTTATGAAGAACGGAAACGCCCGTTTTCCGCCGACATGCAGTGTATATCTGTAGCCTGCTCCGAACGGTGAGGAAACGCTTGTTTTGATGCTCCACACCCCGCTCGGTTTTGTAACCACATACCGGACAGGATAAGTCCGTGCGGTGGAGGTGTCAAAGCCATACTGCGAACCGATGGTTATATTAACGGTCCGCGTTACCGATTTCTCGCTTGAATTGTATACGAAACCTGCGGGCGGCGTGGTGCTGACATTTCCGTAGCGTATGTCTAAAACCGCGATGCTGGCGGCGCTCTCGCAGAGATAATACGCCGTTGTGCGGTCCAGCGTCAACTGCAAATCGTCCAGCCTACCGCGTGTCAGAATGCTTAGACACGCGATAGTGGACGCCATAAGAGCTACCATTCCCAGAACCATCATCAGGGCATAGCCCCGGTTCTTTGCCGCTTTCTGTGCGATCATTACTAATTGATGGTGCCTCTGCTCGATGTGGTGTTTACGGGGAACACGCCGGTGCATACGCTTGGCTTGGCGCCGGCGGTCGAAGCCGCGGCTGACTGCATCGTGATCTGCACGGACAGCCGTTTCCCGTCTTGAATGAATTTCAGGTTGTCAACGCCGTTGAGCACCACGTCATAAGCCGAAGAAGTGGTGTCGGGCCGGTACCGCAACTGGTCGCCGACGAACGAGAATTCTTCGGTCACTGTGCCCCGCGAATTTTTGTAAAGCACAGTGCGATTATCGCTGCTGACCGCAAAATAATCGCTTCCGGAATATTTTGCAGCGCGTTTGACGCGCTGCACTACGGCTTCCGCAGCGAGATTGGCTTCGGTGATGGGCATGATGCTTTTGTCAATCTTCGCGCTCGTATTGGCGACATACATTGATACGGCGCTGGCTGTTATGGCCATGCCCGCAAGCAGGCCCAACGCAATCAGAAACTCCGCCAGACATAAACCTTTCCTGTTCATATTGCCCCCTAAAAAGGAAGTTTTAACTGCAGATTCCTCTGCTTTGTGCATATACGATTTTCAACTCCTCAATCGAAACCGGTTTTCTGCACAATAGACAAACCTTTGCGAAGAAGTTTAAATACTGCACCATTTTCCTTTTCGGTTTGTCACGGTACTGCTATGCTAGCATAACCCTGCAATTCTGTTCAGTCAATAATCCAAACAGGTTATTCCTGCCCGGAAATCTTCCTAAGAGGGCAGTTTTTCCCAGTTGAAAGTCGTCACATCCAATGTAAACTGGTCGTTGACAAGCGACAGCGGGATTACGGAAAGTTCTTTATAGCGCCAGGGCCCGTTCGGCACGTCCTGCCAGCGCATGGAAACGGTTACTTGCGTCGCCGTATAATACGAACTCGCCGTGCTGATATAATACATACTCAGGCTGGTCGGCACGGCTTTCGGAAGCAATTGCGAGTTATACATATAGTAAGCGCCGGGAGTTACAGTCAGGGCCGTGAATGGCCAGTATATCTGGGGCAGGCTGGCGTACACATTGCCATACCAGGTGTTTGCCGGATAGCCGTCAACGGTCGGTGTGGAGCCCTGGCAATAGACCGTGCCGTTGTTGGCGGCTGCGCAGGTAAGCTGCTGGATAAGCTGTCTGGTGCTTGATACCGTGGAGCCCCATTCGACAAGTTCCCGCAGCAGATTGACGGCGGTGTAGTCATATTCGGTGCTGCGCGTCAGCTGTTTGGACGATGCCATGAACTTGAAAAACACAACGCTGGAGAACGCCATTATGGCGCATGCGATTACAAGCTCCAGTAAAGTCAGACCTCGTTTGCCCATATGTTCCTCCCGGAAATTTTTCGGAACAGGATATCTGGATATGATACCTCCATAACGCGCTTGCGTCAAGAAGGATTTTGCTTATGCAGGTCAGGGATGACTTCTTTCAAAATCCATTCACGCACCGCCGCGCTTTCGTCTATTGATTTCTCCCAGAGATATTGCGGACTGTAATAAAAATCGCTCGAACGCGTGCGGTTGCGGTATACCGCTATGGCGAACATCAGTATGCCTATGTCGCTCGGGAGCCGTTTTTCGCGCAGTTCCGTGTAATTGGTGTCGGCGTTTGTGGGCTGGCCGGCCAGCACGGCGTCCGGAAGGCGGCTGGCCAGATCCACAAAACTCAGGCAGGAACTGATGCATTTGCCGTCGATCAGAATAACGGCGCGCGCGCTGGAAGCCGTGCCGGGCGCGGCGGCCGGCTGCGGCGATCCGGCAAAATCAGCCGTTTCGCCTTTTCGCGCGAAGGCGCGGCCGTGCTTGAGCGCAACGGCCATGTTCTTGGCGGATGCGGTGAACTGTTTCAGGAAAATGCTGTTGGTGCCGTACGCTTTTTTTACGGCCGGGATCATTTCATTGGTCAGGTATTGAAGATTTTCGCGGGAAGCCCTGAATTCCGCATAAACGGGCTTCAGACCGGTTGTCTGCCGGCGCAGGTAATTCGTAAACCCGGAGCCGTACAGGCTTTCGATCAGTTCATTGCCCCATACCGAACTGCCGCCGCTGTTTCCGCGTACGTCAAACACCGCATATTTCGCGCCGCGGTACTGCGGCATGGAAGCGATGATCGCGCGCATTTTGATTTCGCCGGCGGGGTCTAACGCGAAACTCGGAAGCGTTATCCAGACGATGCCGTCGGCCGGGGTTGTCACTTCCAGCGGGTCGCGTTTGTAATCCGTTTTCGTCTTGAGATTGTCAAGGGTGATCGTGCGATACGAGAGCGGAAGAGCGGTTTCTTTCCGGCCGTCGGAAAACACGCATTCCTGATACATCGGTTTCCAGGCGTTGGGCGCGTACAGCAGCAGCTCGCGTGAGTACACGGTCCATTCCGCAGGCAGGTTCGATTTCGCGGAGCTGAACGGAAAAATGTGTTTTTTCATTATCTCGCCGGGCGTAAGTCCGTCGCATGAACGCAGCGTCCAGCCTTTCTCGGGCAGCGCGCCGGGGATCGTCGCTTCCGGTTCAACTTCGATTACCCGGTATTCGCCGTCCTGCTTCTCTATGATGAAACCCGGCCACATCGTATATCCGCTGTAAGGCCGGAACATGAGTGAAATATGCACGTCTTTAAATCCGCCGGCGTAACGGCGCAGAAGAGCTTTGTAATCGGTATGGTTTTTTATCACCGCGATATCTTTTTCCGCTTTTTTGTAGCCGGAATTCAGGTACCGCCGGAACCAGGGGTTTTCGCGGTCTTTGGGTCCGGGGTGGTTGTCGGCGATCGTTTTATATATAAATTTCAGGTCGCGCCGCGCATAATCCTGCCATTCGTTCGCTGCCGAGGGAACGCAGAAAAGGGCAAAAAGTTGAACCGCAACATATAGTGCGCGCATATTTTCATCATAGCATATTACCGAAGTAAGGCTTTGAACGGCGCACAAATTGATGATATACTACATATAATGCGGAAATTACGACAATTGATGGCAGTTCTTTTTCTGGCGCTTGCCGGCGCGCAGGTTTTTGCCGCCAGTTATAAAACCAGCGAAAACGAACTGGAACTCGATGTCGCCGGCAACTGGAAAACCGTCAAAAAAGATGACCCGGACAATATTCTTTCCATTGCGTCCGGCAACAATTCGATTTCGCTGATCCGGCGCGCAGACGAACTCAGCGAGCGGTACCTGAAAATGAGGCTGGAAGAAGCGCTTGAAGGCGTGCGCGCCAAAGGCGCGCGGCCGGACGGGATCATAGTATCGCTTGACATTCACGGCGCGGCGCGGTTCCATTACACGCTTTATTCCGTCGGCTCTGACAATTACATCATCGGGATCTTCACTTATGCCGGCAAGTCTTTTGATTTTGAGGGCCGCAACCTTGATTCCGCCGCGCTTGAGGAACTGGTCTGGTCAATCCGTTCTCCGGGCGAGAAGGTGAAGCCGCGGGAGATCCGGGTGGCTGTTGCGCCCGAACCCGTGAAACCGGTTAAAAGAGCAAAAAAATCCCGCAAACCGCAGGTAGCCGCTGAGCCTGTCGCACCTTCCGCGGAACCGG contains these protein-coding regions:
- a CDS encoding type II secretion system protein; its protein translation is MNNRLTKKAGMTLLEILVVVILSAIMLSIGISSLSSSSNKAKEREAYARAQLIWHAEKRQFAFKGAYQALEMDDDTNWILLGMKNFNKEDRHYTYELITGNQGGIASFTLTVTKRNDTHGFKLDSLFVRTDF
- a CDS encoding tetratricopeptide repeat protein, yielding MGRMPGRRFFLAVPAALLMLGCGCVSGPRREESELRAGKNSYLAGNYIYAAAEFDRIIATRPDSDIEAGAYIGLGASYEALHNYGEALTTYRLAVQLHPKSSQLLLRLGALYYKLALYPQSLAVYTTALKLDPENVTANLGIARTYMKTGYLVSAARHYKSAIDSSGGNYGMRYAYSDCLFRQRNLLGAETEALNALSLNRADPDIWFLLARIQFEHGNQEAALRSIESASALSGGRSDIESFRLMWLSQFGKLELAVPLADTLIGKYPDDALIKWTAGLVYLKAGQRDKARVTLAELAGSRDDTFISRSAGRLLEAAGLAQKH
- a CDS encoding S41 family peptidase: MRALYVAVQLFALFCVPSAANEWQDYARRDLKFIYKTIADNHPGPKDRENPWFRRYLNSGYKKAEKDIAVIKNHTDYKALLRRYAGGFKDVHISLMFRPYSGYTMWPGFIIEKQDGEYRVIEVEPEATIPGALPEKGWTLRSCDGLTPGEIMKKHIFPFSSAKSNLPAEWTVYSRELLLYAPNAWKPMYQECVFSDGRKETALPLSYRTITLDNLKTKTDYKRDPLEVTTPADGIVWITLPSFALDPAGEIKMRAIIASMPQYRGAKYAVFDVRGNSGGSSVWGNELIESLYGSGFTNYLRRQTTGLKPVYAEFRASRENLQYLTNEMIPAVKKAYGTNSIFLKQFTASAKNMAVALKHGRAFARKGETADFAGSPQPAAAPGTASSARAVILIDGKCISSCLSFVDLASRLPDAVLAGQPTNADTNYTELREKRLPSDIGILMFAIAVYRNRTRSSDFYYSPQYLWEKSIDESAAVREWILKEVIPDLHKQNPS